The Sinomicrobium kalidii region TCTTACACTTACAAATCCAAATATAGGAAATCCACGGAGATAAACAGTTTTTCATCCTTGTAATAACACAACCATGGAAAAGTTATCTCCACATTTATAGGATTTTACCGATCGCCAGGCCAGTTTTAAATCAATACCCCATACTCAATAGCCAAAACATCACAAACCCCCTGAAATCTGTTTTATTATTAAAATTCAAGTGTACGGAATACTTATCCGCATAATAATAAGATCATATCGTACATATTAAAAACAAAGGAAAGAACACAACAAATACGATACGGACAAAGACCGAATCATCAACTGCCGCAAAATGTCCGCCTCGCCGAATTTCTTTATATTTACTACCCGTTACACAAGAATACCTGCTTCTCATGCCAGTAAAAACAAAACTTAAAAACGCGCTCCTGCTGCTCCCTGTCCTGGCCGGATCATTATGTATCTCCTGCAAGACCACCGGAAAACCATCCGGCGAAAAAGATAAAAAGCCAAACATCCTGTTTATCCTTTCGGACGACCATACCTCGCAGGCCTGGGGCATCTACGGCGGCCTGCTAAAAAACCATGTGAAAAACAATCACATCAAAGAACTCGCAGAAGAAGGTGCCGTACTGGACAATGCCTTTTGCACCAATTCCATCTGTTCTCCGAGCCGTGCAAGCATCCTTACGGGCCAGTACAGTCATATCAACCAGGTGTATACATTGAGGGAACCCTTGCCCGAAGGTCACCCCAATATTGCAAAGGCGCTTTCTGCCGGCGGTTATCAAACCGCCATTATCGGCAAATGGCACCTGGACAAACAGCCGGAAGGTTTTGACTATTTTAACGTGCTTCCCGGGCAGGGCAGGTACCGGAACCCCATATTTAAAACCAGGGAGACCTGGACCGACGGCGCAGACGGTTCCGAAGGAAAGGTACACAAGGGGTTTTCTACCGATGTTATTGCCGATCTGACCATAAAACACCTTCAAAAAAGGGATACGGCAAAACCCTTCTTTATGCTGTGCAGTTTTAAAGCTACCCACGAACCTTTTGACTATCCGGAACGATACAACACATTATACGAAGATGTTGAAATTCCCGAGCCTGCTTCACTGCTCGATTTCGGAAAGGGGAAAGGGGGACGTACCTTTAAAGGCCAGAAACTGGAAAACCTGGCTGCCCGATGGGAAGAAGCCACCAGGGACCCGGAAAATTTCTGGACCGATTATCCCGGACTGCCCTATCCCCTGGACGGACTGGACAGCGTACAGCGGAGGAAGAAAATATATCAGAAGCTGGTCAAGGACTTTATGCGAAGCGGTGCCGCCATAGACGACAACATCGGGAAAATACTGGATTACCTGGAAGCCGAAGGTATTGCAGACAACACCATTGTGATCTACACTGCCGACCAAGGGTATTTCCTTGGCGAACACGGTTTTTTTGACAAACGCCTCATCTACGAAGAATCCCTGCGGATGCCTTTTGTGATACGGTACCCCAAAGAAATTAGGGGCGGGACACGTATAGACGACATGATCCTGAACATTGACTTTGCCGCCCTGCTGGCCGATTATGCCGGAATGGAAAAGCCCGGCTTTATCCAGGGCCGAAGCTTCAGGGAAAACCTCAAAGGC contains the following coding sequences:
- a CDS encoding sulfatase family protein, yielding MPVKTKLKNALLLLPVLAGSLCISCKTTGKPSGEKDKKPNILFILSDDHTSQAWGIYGGLLKNHVKNNHIKELAEEGAVLDNAFCTNSICSPSRASILTGQYSHINQVYTLREPLPEGHPNIAKALSAGGYQTAIIGKWHLDKQPEGFDYFNVLPGQGRYRNPIFKTRETWTDGADGSEGKVHKGFSTDVIADLTIKHLQKRDTAKPFFMLCSFKATHEPFDYPERYNTLYEDVEIPEPASLLDFGKGKGGRTFKGQKLENLAARWEEATRDPENFWTDYPGLPYPLDGLDSVQRRKKIYQKLVKDFMRSGAAIDDNIGKILDYLEAEGIADNTIVIYTADQGYFLGEHGFFDKRLIYEESLRMPFVIRYPKEIRGGTRIDDMILNIDFAALLADYAGMEKPGFIQGRSFRENLKGNTPEDWRDAMYYRYWLHHPDRPAHFGIRNERYKLAFFYGQGLDKYGSSKKNTVPQWEFYDLEKDPRELHNVIDNPQYAPVIEKMKNELKKLRDKYGDHDVDDPAMQPVLKELR